The Nocardioides salarius genome includes a region encoding these proteins:
- the recR gene encoding recombination mediator RecR: MYEGVVQDLIDELGRLPGVGPKSAQRIAFHLLQADPVDVRRLADVLLEVKAKVKFCSVCFNVSEDEQCRICRDPRRDPAVLCVVEEYKDVVAIERTREYRGRYHVLGGAISPIDGIGPDQLRIRELMTRLADGVVTEVILATDPNLEGEATATYLTRMLKVMDLRVTRLASGLPVGGDLEYADEVTLGRAFAGRRAAE; the protein is encoded by the coding sequence TTGTACGAAGGCGTCGTCCAGGACCTCATCGACGAGCTCGGGCGCCTGCCCGGGGTCGGGCCGAAGAGTGCCCAGCGCATCGCGTTCCACCTGCTGCAGGCCGACCCCGTCGACGTACGCCGCCTGGCCGACGTGCTGCTCGAGGTCAAGGCCAAGGTCAAGTTCTGCTCGGTGTGCTTCAACGTCTCCGAGGACGAGCAGTGCCGGATCTGTCGTGACCCGCGCCGGGACCCGGCGGTGCTGTGCGTGGTCGAGGAGTACAAGGACGTCGTCGCCATCGAGCGCACCCGCGAGTACCGCGGCCGCTACCACGTGCTGGGCGGCGCGATCAGCCCGATCGACGGCATCGGCCCCGACCAGCTGCGCATCCGCGAGCTGATGACGCGGTTGGCCGACGGGGTGGTCACCGAGGTCATCCTGGCCACCGACCCCAACCTCGAGGGCGAGGCCACGGCGACCTACCTCACCCGGATGCTGAAGGTGATGGACTTGCGCGTGACCCGGTTGGCGAGTGGACTGCCGGTGGGTGGGGACCTCGAGTACGCCGACGAGGTGACCCTCGGACGGGCGTTCGCAGGAAGGCGGGCAGCGGAATGA
- a CDS encoding DUF5063 domain-containing protein, which yields MTSTSSGTDDVHGGAGEPPGGLAEALVEALALDAETEEFAQQIADQVASFLLALRAIAKEADGGRAISLLLLEISQVLLAGARLGAQQDFTPHSRYQPDVGPEPDLDELRMRLALMLDNIDTYSFVFDPYVPEVVESQLSDDLAAIATDLDTGLRHFRDGNVGEALWWWQFSYVSSWGNLAGAALNALLSVVAHDRLDVDVDLDADQVAAADALLTDRP from the coding sequence ATGACCAGCACCAGCAGCGGTACCGACGACGTGCACGGCGGGGCCGGCGAGCCCCCGGGCGGCCTGGCCGAGGCCCTCGTGGAGGCCCTGGCGCTCGACGCCGAGACCGAGGAGTTCGCCCAGCAGATCGCCGACCAGGTGGCCAGCTTCCTGCTGGCGCTGCGCGCCATCGCCAAGGAGGCCGACGGCGGCCGGGCGATCTCGCTGCTGCTCCTGGAGATCAGCCAGGTGCTGCTCGCCGGTGCCCGGCTGGGCGCCCAGCAGGACTTCACGCCGCACTCGCGCTACCAGCCCGACGTGGGCCCCGAGCCGGACCTCGACGAGCTGCGCATGCGCCTGGCGCTGATGCTCGACAACATCGACACCTACAGCTTCGTCTTCGACCCCTACGTGCCCGAGGTCGTCGAGAGCCAGCTCTCCGACGACCTGGCGGCGATCGCGACCGACCTCGACACGGGGCTGCGCCACTTCCGTGACGGCAACGTGGGCGAGGCGCTGTGGTGGTGGCAGTTCTCCTACGTCTCCTCCTGGGGCAACCTCGCCGGCGCCGCGCTCAACGCGCTGCTCTCGGTGGTGGCCCACGACCGCCTCGACGTCGACGTGGACCTCGACGCCGACCAGGTCGCGGCCGCCGACGCGCTGCTCACCGACCGGCCCTGA
- a CDS encoding YbaB/EbfC family nucleoid-associated protein, translated as MSQNPFEALGGAGGGLDMNALLQQAQQMQEQLQQAQERLAEAEVEGTVAGGAVTVRVNGVGELVGVDIKAGGFDGSDADDLSDLGDMIVAAYRDAKAQADTMAGEALGPLAGGGMPGGGAPGGLPGQLGF; from the coding sequence ATGAGCCAGAACCCCTTCGAGGCGCTCGGCGGCGCAGGCGGCGGCCTCGACATGAACGCGCTGCTGCAGCAGGCCCAGCAGATGCAGGAGCAGCTCCAGCAGGCCCAGGAGCGTCTGGCCGAGGCAGAGGTCGAGGGCACCGTCGCCGGCGGCGCCGTGACCGTGCGGGTCAACGGGGTCGGCGAGCTCGTCGGCGTCGACATCAAGGCGGGCGGCTTCGACGGCAGCGACGCCGACGACCTCAGCGACCTGGGCGACATGATCGTCGCGGCCTACCGCGACGCGAAGGCGCAGGCCGACACCATGGCCGGCGAGGCGCTCGGCCCGCTCGCCGGCGGTGGGATGCCCGGCGGCGGCGCTCCGGGCGGCCTGCCCGGCCAGCTCGGCTTCTAG